One segment of Rosa chinensis cultivar Old Blush chromosome 6, RchiOBHm-V2, whole genome shotgun sequence DNA contains the following:
- the LOC112170212 gene encoding serine/arginine-rich-splicing factor SR34 isoform X1, with protein sequence MSSRASRTLYVGNLPGDIREREVEDLFYKYGRIAHIDLKVPPRPPGYAFVEFEDARDAEDAIRGRDGYDFDGNRLRVELAHGGRGHSSGGDRHRDSGGGGGGGRGGRGMSRRSDYRVLVSGLPSSASWQDLKDHMRRAGDVCFSQVFRDGSGTTGVVDYTNYEDMKYAIKKLDGSDFRNAFSRSSVRVREYDAKRDSSMSPGRGRSHSRGRSYSRSRSRSYSRSRSRSKSPKPKSSRRSPGRSRSRSGSPPRSRSKSRSPSGSRSRSRSPLPSKRISKSPKKDTSKSPKKRSASRSPSRSRSKSLSR encoded by the exons ATGAGTAGCCGTGCCAGCAGAACTCTTTATGTCGGGAACCTCCCCGGTGATATACGCGAGAGAGAGGTGGAAGATTTGTTTTACAAG TATGGACGCATTGCCCACATTGACCTCAAGGTGCCCCCAAGGCCTCCTGGTTATGCATTTGTTGAG TTTGAAGATGCTCGTGATGCTGAAGATGCAATCCGCGGCCGTGATGGCTATGATTTTGATGGCAATCGCTTGAGG GTTGAACTTGCGCATGGTGGCCGTGGACATTCTTCTGGGGGAGATCGTCATAGAgatagtggtggtggtggtggtggtggtcgaGGTGGACGTGGAATGTCTAGGCGCTCCGATTATCGTG TGTTAGTCAGTGGACTACCCTCTTCAGCTTCATGGCAAGATCTTAAG GATCACATGCGACGGGCTGGGGATGTCTGTTTCTCCCAAGTTTTCCGTGATGGTAGTG GCACAACAGGAGTAGTGGACTACACTAACTATGAAGACATGAAGTATGCA ATAAAAAAGCTTGATGGCTCTGACTTCAGGAATGCTTTTTCCCGGTCTTCTGTTCGG GTGAGAGAATATGATGCGAAGCGGGACTCGTCTATGAGCCCCGGTCGTGGTCGATCTCATTCAAGAGGTAGAAGCTACAGTCGCAGTCGTAGTAGAAGTTATAGCCGGAGCAGAAGCAGGAG CAAGTCTCCTAAACCTAAATCTTCACGCCGCTCGCCTGGTAGATCTCGATCAAGGTCTGGGTCTCCACCCCGCTCACGATCAAAGTCTCGCTCCCCGTCAGG ATCACGATCAAGAAGCAGATCTCCACTGCCTTCA AAGCGCATAAGTAAAAGCCCGAAGAAAGACACAAGTAAAAGTCCGAAGAAGCGCAGTGCCAGCCGAAGTCCAAGCAGGAGCAGGAGCAAGAGTTTGTCACG GTGA
- the LOC112170212 gene encoding serine/arginine-rich-splicing factor SR34 isoform X2 gives MSSRASRTLYVGNLPGDIREREVEDLFYKYGRIAHIDLKVPPRPPGYAFVEFEDARDAEDAIRGRDGYDFDGNRLRVELAHGGRGHSSGGDRHRDSGGGGGGGRGGRGMSRRSDYRVLVSGLPSSASWQDLKDHMRRAGDVCFSQVFRDGSGTTGVVDYTNYEDMKYAIKKLDGSDFRNAFSRSSVRVREYDAKRDSSMSPGRGRSHSRGRSYSRSRSRSYSRSRSRSKSPKPKSSRRSPGRSRSRSGSPPRSRSKSRSPSGYGCMRQTGGWILGS, from the exons ATGAGTAGCCGTGCCAGCAGAACTCTTTATGTCGGGAACCTCCCCGGTGATATACGCGAGAGAGAGGTGGAAGATTTGTTTTACAAG TATGGACGCATTGCCCACATTGACCTCAAGGTGCCCCCAAGGCCTCCTGGTTATGCATTTGTTGAG TTTGAAGATGCTCGTGATGCTGAAGATGCAATCCGCGGCCGTGATGGCTATGATTTTGATGGCAATCGCTTGAGG GTTGAACTTGCGCATGGTGGCCGTGGACATTCTTCTGGGGGAGATCGTCATAGAgatagtggtggtggtggtggtggtggtcgaGGTGGACGTGGAATGTCTAGGCGCTCCGATTATCGTG TGTTAGTCAGTGGACTACCCTCTTCAGCTTCATGGCAAGATCTTAAG GATCACATGCGACGGGCTGGGGATGTCTGTTTCTCCCAAGTTTTCCGTGATGGTAGTG GCACAACAGGAGTAGTGGACTACACTAACTATGAAGACATGAAGTATGCA ATAAAAAAGCTTGATGGCTCTGACTTCAGGAATGCTTTTTCCCGGTCTTCTGTTCGG GTGAGAGAATATGATGCGAAGCGGGACTCGTCTATGAGCCCCGGTCGTGGTCGATCTCATTCAAGAGGTAGAAGCTACAGTCGCAGTCGTAGTAGAAGTTATAGCCGGAGCAGAAGCAGGAG CAAGTCTCCTAAACCTAAATCTTCACGCCGCTCGCCTGGTAGATCTCGATCAAGGTCTGGGTCTCCACCCCGCTCACGATCAAAGTCTCGCTCCCCGTCAGG atATGGATGTATGCGGCAAACTGGGGGATGGATATTAGGATCTTGA
- the LOC112170213 gene encoding NADH dehydrogenase [ubiquinone] iron-sulfur protein 5-B, which produces MASGWGITGNKGRCYDFWVDFSECMSRCREPKDCSLLREDYLECLHHSKEFQRRNRIYKEEQRKLRAAARAKEGGVVNDHHS; this is translated from the exons ATGGCTTCCGGCTGGGGAATCACCGGGAACAAAGGGCGCTGCTACGATTTCTGGGTCGACTTCAGCGAGTGCATGTCTCGCTGCCGCGAGCCCAAGGACTGCTCTCTCCTCCGCGAGGACTACCTCGAGTGCCTCCACCACTCCAAAGAG TTTCAACGGAGGAATCGAATTTACAAGGAGGAGCAGCGAAAACTAAGAGCAGCTGCACGGGCCAAGGAGGGTGGAGTTGTTAATGACCATCATTCGTAG